A window of Synergistaceae bacterium contains these coding sequences:
- the rplU gene encoding 50S ribosomal protein L21 gives MYAVIETGGKQYRASVGDKFRVEKLPGETSTEIVFDKILMVAPDEGEAKFGAPYVDGARVTAEIVKQARADKVLVFKYKSKKNIRKMQGHRQYFTEVVIRNIEA, from the coding sequence ATGTATGCAGTAATCGAGACAGGCGGCAAACAATACCGCGCAAGTGTCGGCGACAAATTTAGAGTTGAAAAATTGCCCGGCGAAACAAGTACAGAAATCGTATTTGACAAAATTTTAATGGTAGCTCCTGATGAAGGCGAAGCAAAATTCGGCGCACCCTACGTAGATGGCGCAAGAGTTACAGCAGAAATCGTCAAGCAGGCTAGAGCAGATAAAGTTCTTGTGTTCAAGTATAAGAGCAAGAAAAATATCCGCAAAATGCAAGGCCATAGACAGTATTTCACTGAAGTAGTAATAAGGAATATCGAAGCATAA
- the rpmA gene encoding 50S ribosomal protein L27: MKFFDLQFFAHKKGQGSSTNGRDSQPKYRGIKVFAGQTVNAGSILVRQCGTKVHPGKHVGLGRDFTLFALVPGKVSYHTRQSRKFVSVEPVEAE, from the coding sequence ATGAAATTTTTTGATTTACAGTTTTTCGCACACAAAAAGGGGCAGGGAAGCTCAACTAACGGACGCGACAGCCAGCCCAAATATCGCGGAATTAAAGTTTTCGCAGGTCAGACAGTCAACGCCGGAAGTATTCTCGTTCGTCAGTGCGGGACAAAAGTTCACCCCGGCAAGCATGTAGGACTCGGACGCGATTTCACGTTATTTGCGTTAGTTCCCGGCAAAGTCAGCTATCACACAAGGCAGAGCAGAAAATTTGTATCTGTTGAGCCCGTCGAAGCTGAATAA
- a CDS encoding ribosomal-processing cysteine protease Prp, with protein sequence MIRVKLFFHDENLLTGIECSGHSGSAEKGHDIICAAVSVLMQSLMLGLEDVAQLKDANFTVDAKTPLMRVTWPVNECDRISVLTRTISESLKQIARDNPDYVKIISEVSK encoded by the coding sequence TTGATTCGGGTAAAATTATTTTTTCACGACGAAAATTTATTAACTGGCATTGAGTGCAGCGGTCATTCAGGTTCAGCAGAAAAAGGTCATGACATTATCTGTGCGGCTGTGTCGGTTCTAATGCAATCGCTGATGTTAGGACTCGAAGACGTTGCACAGCTCAAAGACGCAAATTTTACAGTTGACGCAAAGACACCTTTAATGCGCGTAACTTGGCCGGTTAATGAATGCGATAGAATTTCGGTTTTGACTCGCACAATTTCAGAATCGTTAAAGCAAATCGCCCGTGATAATCCCGATTATGTAAAAATTATTTCGGAGGTCAGCAAATGA